A single region of the Planctomycetota bacterium genome encodes:
- a CDS encoding pilus assembly protein N-terminal domain-containing protein — translation MSLHLLKRILGMGLWPTRTASARGLRVVLALAVSCQLAAPPSFAEQPREAVDSAPHVGRVSELSGGRLTDVRAGSQQQLSTAQIRLAQQPGQPPLIVPAPPAPAGANESPPTAINNADEFGPGAVRMPLMGNPAGFGNTPQPTPQVAQQFNQFVERTIDPENTFDLVIHRPRLLKLKQAPVRIQVADERVVNYLLITDREFSITGSTVGSTVLNLWFDQPGAPGGQKVLSYLVRVLPDPEAKLRLEAVYKALEDEINRNFPNSSVQLSLVGDKVVVRGEAKDIVEASQILQVVGANTRGGNQQSQGVRPAGGLQANQLGDVPLTQAGYFGSATSIPEAQAISSENAVFNQVLTSAANIINLLRVPGEQQVMLRVTVAEVNRTAARSIGMNISAYSPNPSANAAPLFPYVFQSVAGGIGTGNLPALLDNGQISLAINALRTLSLARSLAEPNLVTTNGQRANFQAGGEFPVPAASLTFGAVGQGVSFVPFGVSVSFIPYITDRDRIRLVMMSRVSTRDASLGTTVSGSSVPGLQSRTYTTTVELREGQTLAVAGLIQNNFGANSSRIPLFGDLPIIGQLAGSNSTSSAEQELMILVTPELVHPLEACQTPPVPGADVFEPGDVEFFLCNRLESRRNYDFRASVRTDWARLRRYERCEDQLIVGVQGRTYGCCDPYAGKAQCPTPATGHVPTEAIQPGVPSGPVLSTPPVIAPPPTEGDSFSQRANTATPIASTVTTTGVQVVPVAANLPFVPPQSQPPAAPSNVGQWSVGIQGTSYPAFDPRQHSNPPPAYQSVNIEANLSRPAAPAPTAPVSAPPALPVPIAPPTSPYPVTGGR, via the coding sequence ATGAGTTTGCACCTGCTCAAGCGGATCCTGGGCATGGGGCTGTGGCCCACGCGCACAGCAAGCGCGCGGGGCTTGCGCGTGGTGTTAGCGCTGGCAGTGAGCTGCCAGTTGGCCGCGCCGCCGTCGTTTGCCGAGCAACCGCGCGAGGCCGTGGACAGTGCGCCGCACGTGGGGCGCGTCAGCGAGCTTTCGGGTGGTCGACTGACCGATGTTCGCGCTGGTAGCCAGCAGCAGCTTTCAACCGCGCAGATTCGTCTGGCCCAGCAACCGGGGCAACCTCCGTTGATCGTCCCTGCTCCGCCAGCCCCTGCCGGCGCGAACGAATCGCCACCCACGGCGATCAACAATGCCGATGAGTTCGGGCCCGGCGCAGTTCGGATGCCCCTGATGGGCAATCCGGCTGGCTTTGGCAACACGCCCCAGCCCACGCCGCAAGTCGCGCAGCAGTTCAACCAATTCGTCGAACGGACGATTGACCCCGAAAACACCTTCGACCTGGTGATTCATCGGCCGCGGTTGCTCAAGCTGAAGCAAGCGCCGGTGCGTATCCAAGTGGCCGACGAGCGAGTCGTGAACTACTTGCTGATTACCGATCGCGAGTTCTCAATCACCGGCAGCACGGTCGGCAGCACGGTGCTGAATCTTTGGTTCGACCAGCCCGGCGCGCCTGGCGGCCAAAAGGTACTCAGCTATCTGGTCCGCGTGTTGCCCGATCCCGAGGCCAAGCTGCGTCTGGAAGCGGTTTACAAGGCGCTCGAAGACGAAATCAATCGGAACTTCCCGAACAGCTCGGTCCAGCTTTCGCTCGTCGGCGACAAGGTCGTCGTCCGTGGCGAAGCCAAGGATATCGTCGAGGCCTCGCAGATTCTACAAGTCGTCGGCGCCAACACCCGAGGAGGCAATCAACAAAGCCAAGGGGTGCGTCCCGCCGGCGGCTTACAAGCCAATCAACTGGGCGACGTGCCGCTAACGCAGGCCGGCTATTTCGGTAGCGCCACGTCGATCCCCGAGGCCCAGGCCATCTCGTCGGAAAACGCTGTTTTCAACCAGGTGCTGACCAGCGCGGCCAACATCATCAATTTGCTGCGCGTGCCAGGCGAGCAACAAGTCATGCTTCGCGTCACCGTGGCCGAAGTCAACCGTACCGCCGCCCGCAGCATTGGCATGAATATCTCGGCCTACTCGCCGAACCCCTCGGCCAACGCGGCGCCGTTGTTCCCTTACGTCTTTCAAAGCGTGGCGGGCGGTATCGGCACCGGCAACCTGCCGGCGCTACTCGACAATGGGCAGATCTCGCTGGCGATCAACGCGCTGCGAACCTTGTCGCTGGCCCGCTCGCTGGCTGAACCGAATCTGGTCACCACCAACGGCCAGCGCGCTAACTTTCAAGCAGGTGGCGAGTTCCCCGTGCCGGCCGCCTCGCTCACCTTTGGCGCGGTCGGTCAGGGGGTCAGCTTCGTGCCGTTCGGCGTTTCAGTCAGCTTCATCCCCTACATCACCGATCGGGACCGGATTCGATTGGTCATGATGTCGCGCGTCAGCACTCGCGACGCGTCGCTGGGCACGACGGTCAGCGGCTCGTCGGTGCCGGGGCTCCAATCTCGCACCTATACGACCACGGTGGAACTACGCGAGGGCCAGACCCTGGCAGTGGCCGGCCTGATTCAAAACAATTTTGGCGCCAATTCCAGCCGCATCCCGCTGTTCGGCGACTTGCCGATCATCGGACAGTTGGCCGGCTCGAACAGCACTTCGTCGGCGGAACAGGAATTGATGATTCTGGTCACGCCCGAACTGGTTCACCCGCTCGAAGCGTGCCAGACGCCGCCGGTCCCCGGCGCCGATGTTTTCGAGCCGGGCGACGTGGAGTTCTTCCTGTGCAATCGACTGGAAAGCCGGCGCAACTACGATTTCCGCGCCTCGGTGCGAACCGATTGGGCTCGACTGCGGCGTTACGAGCGGTGCGAAGATCAATTGATCGTCGGCGTGCAAGGGCGGACCTACGGGTGCTGTGACCCGTACGCTGGCAAGGCCCAGTGTCCGACCCCCGCCACGGGGCACGTGCCAACCGAGGCGATTCAACCCGGCGTGCCGAGCGGGCCGGTCCTCTCGACGCCGCCGGTGATCGCGCCGCCGCCGACCGAAGGCGATTCGTTTTCACAGCGTGCGAACACCGCCACTCCGATAGCCAGCACGGTAACGACGACGGGCGTTCAGGTGGTGCCGGTCGCGGCCAACTTGCCGTTCGTTCCGCCTCAATCGCAACCGCCTGCCGCTCCCTCGAACGTGGGGCAGTGGTCAGTCGGCATTCAGGGAACGTCGTATCCGGCGTTCGATCCGCGTCAGCACAGCAACCCGCCGCCGGCGTATCAGTCGGTGAACATTGAAGCCAATCTGAGCCGGCCGGCCGCGCCAGCGCCGACCGCGCCTGTGTCCGCGCCGCCTGCTCTGCCTGTGCCCATCGCGCCGCCAACCTCGCCTTATCCAGTCACGGGGGGACGATAA
- a CDS encoding DUF2252 family protein: protein MTDANQRDPVAEIIDSNRRFVGRYPILLRAKLARLGKDAFSFFRGTVHLFASDQQRGFSDLRVPTPWKDIESRLIGDVHSENFGTYKAADGTVRYDIDDFDETARGNFALDVQRGAISLFLLGGPLNWSLSQAVDMTESFVGAYVEAINKLAPGDQAEKFGCSDQNLPQLPAARKLILDAVAAKRPEFIEHLTTGAGHDRKITRNERWFDITADDQQRVTRLLTDYVKRLDPKLREQDDFYQLIDSCGRVSGCGSLGRYRFVALLNGDGSKAAKNVLLEFKESLPSAWDRVRGITEEKDQPRAAEVVAVERAMQTVSNRYLGWAADGDATFQVREIGPRNGRLDVAVLHETKEFESLGRLFGKLLAKCHVKGDDRRADQPPGFEIMAALHGHTDRFVRRVTTLAQAYSERVLEDYEEYVKRQAEVAQAWGVSQTGK, encoded by the coding sequence ATGACCGACGCTAACCAGCGCGATCCTGTCGCTGAAATCATTGATAGCAACCGCCGCTTCGTGGGGCGCTATCCCATCTTGCTGCGAGCCAAGCTGGCGCGACTGGGGAAGGATGCCTTCAGCTTCTTCCGCGGCACGGTCCATCTGTTTGCCTCGGACCAGCAACGGGGCTTTTCCGACCTGCGGGTGCCGACCCCTTGGAAAGACATCGAGTCGCGGCTGATCGGCGACGTGCATAGCGAAAATTTCGGCACCTACAAGGCGGCCGATGGCACCGTGCGCTATGACATCGACGACTTCGACGAGACGGCTCGCGGCAACTTCGCGCTTGACGTGCAACGCGGGGCGATCAGCCTGTTCCTGCTGGGCGGGCCGTTGAACTGGTCGTTGAGCCAAGCCGTCGACATGACCGAATCCTTCGTCGGCGCTTACGTCGAGGCGATCAACAAGCTGGCTCCCGGTGACCAAGCGGAGAAGTTCGGCTGTTCGGATCAGAACCTGCCCCAGTTGCCGGCCGCGCGAAAGTTGATTCTCGACGCCGTGGCCGCCAAGCGCCCCGAGTTCATCGAACACCTCACGACCGGAGCCGGTCACGACCGAAAGATCACCCGCAACGAACGCTGGTTCGACATCACCGCCGACGATCAACAGCGAGTGACGCGACTGTTGACCGACTATGTCAAACGGCTCGATCCCAAGTTGCGCGAGCAGGATGACTTCTATCAACTGATCGATTCGTGCGGACGGGTCTCGGGGTGCGGCAGCCTGGGGCGCTATCGGTTCGTGGCGCTATTGAATGGCGATGGTAGCAAGGCCGCCAAGAATGTGCTGCTGGAGTTCAAGGAATCGCTCCCTAGCGCGTGGGACCGCGTGCGCGGCATCACCGAGGAGAAAGACCAGCCGCGGGCCGCGGAAGTCGTGGCGGTCGAGCGCGCCATGCAAACGGTCAGCAACCGCTACCTAGGCTGGGCGGCCGACGGCGACGCCACGTTCCAGGTCCGCGAGATCGGCCCGCGCAACGGGCGGCTCGACGTTGCAGTGCTGCACGAGACCAAGGAGTTCGAGTCGCTAGGCCGCCTGTTCGGCAAGCTGCTGGCCAAGTGTCACGTCAAAGGGGACGATCGCCGCGCGGACCAGCCTCCCGGCTTCGAGATCATGGCCGCCCTGCACGGTCACACCGATCGCTTCGTGCGCCGCGTGACGACGCTGGCCCAAGCGTACTCCGAGCGTGTGTTAGAAGACTATGAAGAGTACGTGAAGCGTCAGGCCGAAGTGGCGCAAGCATGGGGCGTGAGCCAGACGGGCAAATGA
- a CDS encoding HD domain-containing protein, protein MAQDKLRQQIAWEAARLMYERRDSFHRAKIEAARRLAGGWVHPRRLPSHREIRHELESLSRHYHETDERLLPRPTTDDRFEAYRALLMPLEEVRLSPEKHPEGDALYHSLQVFELARRELPYDEEFLLAALLHDVGKAVEPRQPQLATLELLTDLVTERCLWLIENRPAAAAWLDGQLGSRARKRLEDSEHYEELMLLARCDRAGRVAGGDAPEVDEALDYLRNLAEMCDE, encoded by the coding sequence ATGGCGCAAGACAAACTGCGACAGCAGATTGCTTGGGAAGCGGCGCGTCTCATGTACGAGCGCCGCGACTCTTTTCATCGAGCCAAGATCGAAGCGGCGCGACGATTGGCCGGCGGCTGGGTTCACCCGCGACGCCTGCCCAGTCATCGCGAGATTCGCCATGAGCTTGAGTCTCTCTCGCGGCATTACCACGAGACTGACGAGCGGTTGCTGCCACGTCCCACGACCGACGATCGGTTCGAGGCCTATCGCGCGCTGCTGATGCCGCTGGAAGAAGTACGTCTTTCGCCGGAGAAACATCCGGAAGGGGACGCGCTTTATCACAGCCTGCAAGTCTTTGAGTTGGCTCGACGTGAGTTGCCTTACGACGAGGAGTTCCTGTTGGCGGCGCTGTTGCACGACGTGGGCAAAGCGGTCGAGCCGCGGCAGCCGCAGTTGGCCACGCTGGAGTTGTTGACCGATCTGGTCACCGAGCGCTGCCTGTGGTTGATCGAAAATCGGCCAGCGGCCGCCGCTTGGCTCGACGGTCAACTGGGGAGCCGAGCCCGCAAGCGGCTGGAAGACTCGGAACACTACGAAGAGTTGATGCTCTTGGCCCGCTGCGATCGCGCTGGCCGAGTGGCCGGTGGCGACGCCCCCGAGGTGGACGAAGCGCTCGACTATCTGCGCAATCTGGCCGAGATGTGCGACGAGTGA
- a CDS encoding lactate/malate dehydrogenase family protein, with protein MKVSIIGAAGLVGSCTAFALQTGKVVREIALLDVNAEAAGGQALDLLHGASLMADQRIVSGGYEHIPSSDVICITAGLRRKPDESRLDLINRNTDLFVGILTEIAKVGYKREAIVVVVSNPVDVLTYLAAQRLDLPTEQVIGLGTVLDTVRFRSLIAEKIEAAPTQVAALILGEHGDTMVPIWSSATVAGLPLEKYPGWSAKLGEDLFARTKGSGAEVIKKKGGAGFAVGLSIQEVIESIALDRQRVLPVSSVQKGCYGLRDVALSVPTVVGRKGVVKTHEIELWPKELQALRRSGQVLRGTIDTVLARLGGQK; from the coding sequence ATGAAGGTCAGCATTATCGGGGCGGCGGGGCTGGTCGGGTCATGCACGGCGTTTGCCTTGCAGACTGGCAAGGTGGTCCGCGAAATCGCCCTGTTGGACGTTAACGCCGAAGCGGCCGGTGGCCAGGCGCTCGATCTGCTTCACGGCGCCAGTCTGATGGCCGATCAGCGCATCGTTTCCGGCGGTTATGAGCACATTCCGTCAAGCGACGTGATCTGCATCACCGCCGGCCTGCGGCGCAAGCCCGACGAAAGCCGGTTGGACCTGATCAATCGCAACACCGACTTGTTCGTGGGCATCCTGACCGAAATCGCCAAGGTCGGCTACAAGCGCGAAGCGATCGTCGTCGTGGTCTCGAACCCGGTCGACGTGCTGACCTATCTGGCGGCTCAGCGGCTTGACTTGCCGACTGAGCAGGTGATCGGCCTAGGAACAGTGCTCGACACGGTGCGGTTCCGCAGCCTGATCGCCGAAAAGATTGAAGCCGCGCCAACGCAGGTGGCGGCCCTGATTCTGGGGGAACATGGCGACACGATGGTCCCCATCTGGTCGAGCGCCACGGTGGCGGGCTTGCCCCTGGAAAAGTATCCGGGCTGGTCGGCCAAGCTGGGCGAGGATCTGTTCGCGCGGACCAAGGGTTCGGGGGCCGAAGTGATCAAGAAGAAAGGTGGCGCTGGTTTTGCCGTCGGCTTGTCGATTCAAGAAGTGATCGAGTCGATCGCCTTGGATCGCCAGCGCGTGTTGCCGGTGTCGAGCGTGCAAAAGGGTTGTTACGGGCTGCGCGACGTGGCCCTGTCGGTGCCGACGGTGGTCGGACGCAAAGGGGTCGTCAAGACTCACGAGATCGAACTGTGGCCCAAGGAACTGCAAGCTCTGCGGCGCAGCGGCCAGGTGCTGCGCGGCACGATCGACACCGTGTTGGCGCGCCTGGGTGGTCAGAAGTAA
- a CDS encoding class II aldolase/adducin family protein: MNLHKLKQEICDIGRRIYNKGYAAGNDGNISFRLAENQVLCTPTMISKGFMTPEDLCIVDMEGNQLSGRRKRTSEIMLHLAIMKERPDIKSVVHCHPPHATAFAVAREPIPQCVLPEIEVFLGETPITVYETPGGQKFADTVLPFVKKTNVIILANHGTVSFGESVERAYWWTEILDAYCRILMLSKDLGRVTYLNEEKSRELLDLKAKWGWSDPRLAAGMENCDICANDIFRDSWKATGVERLAFEAPAPANSRAVAAAAKATVSAAPAAGGGDQEALIQAITDRVMAALAQK; encoded by the coding sequence ATGAATTTGCACAAGCTCAAGCAAGAGATCTGCGACATTGGCCGCCGGATTTACAACAAAGGATATGCCGCCGGCAACGACGGCAACATTTCGTTCCGGCTGGCCGAGAACCAGGTCTTATGCACTCCGACGATGATCTCGAAGGGGTTTATGACCCCCGAAGACCTGTGCATCGTCGACATGGAGGGGAACCAACTGTCGGGCCGCCGCAAGCGGACCAGCGAGATCATGTTGCACCTGGCGATCATGAAAGAGCGTCCGGACATCAAGAGCGTGGTCCACTGCCACCCGCCGCATGCGACCGCCTTTGCCGTCGCTCGCGAGCCGATCCCGCAGTGCGTGCTTCCCGAGATCGAAGTCTTTCTGGGCGAGACGCCGATCACCGTCTATGAAACTCCGGGGGGGCAGAAGTTCGCCGACACCGTGCTGCCGTTCGTCAAGAAGACCAACGTCATCATCCTGGCCAACCACGGCACGGTCAGCTTTGGCGAGTCGGTGGAGCGGGCCTATTGGTGGACCGAAATCCTCGACGCCTACTGCCGGATTCTGATGCTTTCCAAGGACCTGGGGCGCGTGACCTATCTGAACGAAGAGAAGTCGCGCGAGCTGTTGGACCTGAAGGCCAAGTGGGGCTGGAGCGATCCACGCTTGGCGGCCGGCATGGAGAACTGCGACATCTGCGCGAACGACATTTTCCGTGACAGTTGGAAGGCTACCGGTGTCGAGCGCCTGGCGTTCGAGGCTCCGGCGCCTGCCAATAGCCGCGCAGTGGCCGCGGCGGCCAAGGCCACGGTGTCGGCCGCGCCGGCAGCCGGAGGTGGCGACCAGGAAGCGCTGATTCAAGCGATCACCGATCGTGTGATGGCCGCTTTGGCGCAGAAGTAA
- a CDS encoding carbon dioxide concentrating mechanism protein CcmL codes for MRIAKVIGTVTLSRWHPLLTGATYKLAVPQTWAELASGETPAGEALVVYDDRGAGLGQQIAVSEGGEAAQPFEPELKPVDAYNAALLDTVHIAIKPPSAKPAK; via the coding sequence ATGAGAATTGCGAAAGTCATCGGAACCGTCACGTTGAGTCGCTGGCACCCGTTGCTGACGGGGGCGACGTACAAGCTGGCGGTGCCGCAAACCTGGGCCGAGTTGGCCAGCGGTGAAACGCCCGCCGGCGAGGCGCTGGTGGTCTATGACGACCGCGGCGCCGGACTGGGACAGCAAATCGCCGTCAGCGAAGGGGGCGAAGCGGCCCAGCCGTTCGAGCCCGAGTTGAAGCCGGTCGACGCTTACAACGCCGCCCTGCTCGATACCGTACACATTGCCATCAAGCCGCCGAGCGCGAAGCCGGCGAAGTAA
- a CDS encoding EutN/CcmL family microcompartment protein — translation MQNGLVIGTATATVKHESMRATKLLVVQMLLADGRSPDGEPVLAVDQLGAGAGQIVMLTSDGRGTREMLSSKTTPVRWHVLGIPDA, via the coding sequence ATGCAAAACGGCTTGGTGATTGGTACCGCGACTGCCACGGTGAAGCACGAGTCGATGCGCGCAACGAAGTTGCTGGTGGTCCAGATGTTGCTGGCCGACGGCCGTTCGCCCGACGGCGAGCCGGTGTTGGCGGTCGATCAACTGGGAGCCGGGGCGGGACAGATCGTGATGTTGACGAGCGACGGCCGCGGCACGCGGGAAATGTTGTCGAGCAAGACGACCCCCGTCCGCTGGCATGTGCTGGGAATTCCCGACGCATGA
- a CDS encoding aldehyde dehydrogenase EutE, whose product MQATEDLIRSVVQQVLSQMGNSAAPVAPRSFAGRHGIFTCVDEAVAAATEAFDQLSERSLADRKRIIDHIRRISIDSCVELGTMEMEETKIGRLAHKIEKLKTLGERTPGVEFMKSEVFSGDHGLAVIEYAPFGVIGAITPVTHSLPTITGNAVSMIASGNTLVVNPHPSGRKVAAEGVRRFNQAIYRDLGIDNLICLIAEPTLESAEQIFKHRGVKMICVTGGPAVARAALNSGKRAVVAGPGNPPVVVDETADLDRAARCIIQGGAYDNNLLCIAEKEVFVVDSVFDAMMSAMERAGAARLNAREIDALTSKAIVSVGEPGHKHDAPAKEFLGQDAKVLARAAGKQVAGSVELIFGETDEFNPFVPVEQMMPFIPFVRVSDVDEAIAKAKFYEHGFRHTAIIHSNNVRNMTKMGRAMDTTLFAKNGPCMASLGLGGEGYLSFSIATPTGEGVTTPLTFTRQRRCSLIDDLRILGK is encoded by the coding sequence ATGCAAGCCACCGAAGACTTGATCCGCAGCGTTGTTCAGCAGGTGCTTAGCCAAATGGGCAATAGCGCCGCGCCGGTCGCTCCACGCAGCTTTGCCGGCCGGCACGGCATCTTCACGTGTGTCGACGAGGCCGTGGCCGCCGCCACCGAAGCCTTTGACCAGCTTTCCGAACGGTCGCTGGCGGATCGCAAGCGAATCATCGATCACATCCGCCGCATCTCGATCGACAGTTGCGTCGAGTTGGGCACGATGGAGATGGAAGAGACCAAGATTGGCCGGCTGGCGCACAAGATCGAAAAGCTCAAGACCCTGGGTGAGCGGACGCCCGGCGTCGAGTTCATGAAGAGCGAAGTTTTCAGCGGCGACCACGGGCTGGCCGTGATCGAGTACGCGCCGTTCGGCGTGATCGGTGCGATCACGCCGGTGACCCATTCGCTTCCGACGATCACGGGCAACGCGGTCAGCATGATCGCCAGCGGCAATACCTTGGTCGTGAACCCGCACCCCAGCGGACGCAAGGTCGCGGCCGAAGGTGTCCGCCGTTTTAACCAGGCGATCTATCGCGACCTGGGCATCGATAATCTGATCTGCCTGATCGCCGAGCCGACCCTGGAATCGGCCGAACAGATATTCAAGCACCGGGGCGTGAAGATGATTTGCGTCACTGGCGGGCCAGCCGTGGCGCGGGCCGCGCTGAACAGCGGCAAGCGGGCCGTCGTGGCCGGGCCGGGCAATCCGCCGGTTGTGGTCGACGAGACGGCCGACCTCGATCGTGCCGCGCGGTGCATCATCCAAGGGGGCGCGTACGACAACAATCTGCTCTGTATTGCCGAGAAGGAAGTCTTCGTCGTCGATTCGGTCTTTGACGCGATGATGAGCGCCATGGAGCGCGCCGGTGCCGCGCGGTTGAACGCCCGCGAGATCGACGCCTTGACGTCCAAGGCGATCGTCAGCGTCGGCGAACCGGGGCACAAGCACGACGCTCCGGCCAAGGAATTCTTGGGCCAGGACGCCAAGGTGCTGGCCCGCGCTGCCGGCAAGCAAGTTGCCGGCAGCGTCGAATTGATCTTCGGCGAGACCGACGAGTTCAACCCGTTCGTGCCTGTCGAGCAGATGATGCCCTTCATCCCGTTCGTCCGTGTCAGCGATGTGGACGAGGCGATTGCCAAGGCCAAGTTCTACGAGCACGGCTTCCGGCACACGGCCATCATCCATTCGAACAATGTTCGCAACATGACCAAGATGGGGCGCGCCATGGACACCACGCTGTTCGCCAAGAACGGCCCGTGCATGGCGTCGCTAGGCCTGGGTGGCGAAGGGTACTTGTCGTTCTCAATCGCCACACCGACCGGCGAAGGGGTGACGACGCCGCTGACGTTCACGCGGCAGCGCCGCTGCTCGCTGATTGACGATCTGCGAATCTTGGGTAAGTAA
- a CDS encoding EutN/CcmL family microcompartment protein: MFVAKVTGSVVATQKSAAMVGHKLLIVEPYRIDGSARDRLVTTGRTFVAVDTVGAGQNEFVLIVQGSSARLTPETKTLPVDATIIGIIDTVQVDEKCVFSKENS; this comes from the coding sequence ATGTTTGTCGCCAAAGTAACCGGCAGTGTGGTGGCCACGCAGAAATCCGCGGCCATGGTCGGCCACAAGCTGTTGATTGTCGAGCCCTATCGCATTGACGGATCGGCGCGCGATCGGCTGGTCACGACCGGCCGGACGTTCGTCGCGGTCGATACGGTCGGCGCCGGCCAGAATGAATTTGTTCTGATCGTGCAAGGTTCGAGCGCCCGACTGACGCCTGAGACCAAAACCCTGCCGGTCGATGCCACGATCATCGGCATCATCGACACCGTGCAGGTCGATGAGAAGTGCGTGTTTAGCAAAGAAAACTCCTAA
- a CDS encoding acetate/propionate family kinase, whose amino-acid sequence MKILVANLGSTSFKYRLFDMVDERQLARGGTERIGSAESRCFVEIGGQRRELTAAVPDHAVAVKLCLEQLTDPQSGCLKSAAEVAAIGFKAVHGGRYSGVQRVTPDVLDAMEAMRHVAPAHNPPYIAAMRLLSEKLPEIPLVAAFETGFHQTAAEANRYYAAPYEWAEKYQVKRWGFHGASHRYIAGRTAELMGRTDLRVISCHLGGSNSLCAIRNGRSVASSLGMSPQSGLFHNNRVGDFDVFALPVVMEATGRSLEQLLDELANKGGLLGLSGTSGDVRDLEQAASRGDSRAQLALDCFAASIRQYLGAYLVELGGADAIVFTGGIGENSVSVRSAVCRELQELGIVLDEQRNQTARGEGTIHSTESRTQIWIVPTNEEIVVARQAKELLVAGS is encoded by the coding sequence ATGAAAATCTTGGTCGCGAATCTCGGTTCCACCAGTTTCAAGTACCGCTTGTTCGACATGGTCGACGAGCGGCAGCTTGCGCGGGGTGGGACCGAGCGGATCGGCTCGGCCGAAAGTCGGTGCTTTGTCGAAATTGGCGGCCAGCGGCGCGAGCTGACGGCCGCGGTGCCCGATCATGCCGTGGCGGTGAAGCTTTGCCTCGAACAGTTGACCGACCCGCAAAGCGGCTGCCTGAAGTCGGCCGCCGAAGTGGCGGCCATCGGCTTCAAGGCGGTTCACGGCGGTCGCTACAGCGGTGTGCAGCGGGTGACGCCCGACGTGCTCGACGCCATGGAAGCCATGCGTCATGTCGCGCCGGCGCACAATCCGCCGTACATCGCGGCCATGCGGCTATTGAGCGAGAAGCTGCCCGAGATTCCGCTGGTGGCGGCCTTTGAAACAGGCTTTCACCAGACGGCCGCGGAGGCCAATCGCTACTACGCCGCGCCGTACGAGTGGGCCGAGAAGTACCAGGTCAAGCGCTGGGGTTTCCACGGCGCTAGCCATCGGTACATCGCCGGTCGCACGGCCGAGCTGATGGGACGCACCGATTTGCGGGTCATCTCGTGTCACCTGGGAGGCTCTAACTCGTTGTGCGCCATTCGCAATGGCCGCAGCGTGGCGAGCAGCCTGGGCATGAGCCCGCAGAGCGGCCTGTTCCACAACAACCGTGTCGGTGACTTCGATGTGTTCGCGCTGCCGGTGGTGATGGAAGCGACCGGCCGTTCGCTCGAGCAACTGCTCGACGAGCTGGCGAACAAAGGTGGATTGTTGGGACTGAGCGGCACGAGCGGCGATGTTCGCGACTTGGAACAGGCGGCCAGCCGCGGCGACTCGCGAGCGCAATTGGCGCTCGACTGTTTTGCCGCGTCGATTCGTCAGTACTTGGGAGCGTACCTCGTCGAGCTGGGTGGCGCCGACGCCATCGTGTTCACCGGCGGCATTGGCGAAAACAGCGTCAGTGTCCGCTCGGCGGTTTGTCGCGAGCTGCAAGAACTGGGGATCGTGCTCGACGAGCAACGGAACCAGACGGCCCGCGGCGAAGGAACAATCCATTCGACCGAGAGCCGGACACAGATTTGGATCGTCCCGACGAATGAAGAGATCGTAGTAGCCCGACAGGCAAAGGAGTTGCTAGTTGCTGGTTCCTAG
- a CDS encoding BMC domain-containing protein, translating into MNDAIGLVETKGLVSLVEATDAMAKAANVQIVKRISIGGGLVTTVVRGDVGSVRAAVEAGAQAATQIGELVASHVIPRPADGLVKAYL; encoded by the coding sequence ATGAACGATGCAATCGGATTGGTAGAGACCAAGGGTCTGGTGTCGCTGGTCGAAGCGACCGACGCGATGGCCAAGGCAGCCAACGTGCAAATTGTGAAGCGGATTTCCATCGGCGGCGGGTTGGTGACGACCGTCGTCCGTGGCGACGTCGGCAGCGTCCGCGCGGCCGTTGAAGCGGGCGCTCAGGCCGCTACGCAGATCGGTGAGCTGGTTGCCAGCCACGTCATTCCGCGTCCGGCCGACGGACTGGTGAAGGCGTACCTGTAA
- a CDS encoding BMC domain-containing protein, translated as MAKAKAMEALGMIETKGFISLVEASDAMMKAANVEFLGWDKVGSGLVTAFVTGDVAAVKAATDAGAAAAGRLGEVVSVQVIPRPHDDLNIVLPSGVVSKGAE; from the coding sequence ATGGCGAAAGCGAAGGCAATGGAAGCGCTCGGCATGATCGAAACCAAGGGGTTCATCTCCTTGGTCGAGGCCAGCGACGCAATGATGAAAGCGGCAAATGTCGAGTTCCTGGGTTGGGACAAGGTCGGCAGCGGCCTGGTCACCGCCTTTGTGACGGGTGATGTGGCCGCCGTGAAGGCCGCCACCGATGCCGGCGCCGCGGCGGCCGGTCGGTTGGGCGAAGTGGTCAGCGTCCAGGTTATTCCGCGTCCGCACGACGACTTGAACATCGTGCTCCCCAGCGGCGTGGTGTCGAAGGGCGCCGAGTAG